Genomic segment of Paenalkalicoccus suaedae:
TATTCTTAATCTAACACAAACCCTTATTTTGTGTGTAAAAATTTGTAACTCAGAATTTGGTAGTTGTTATTAAGTGATGAAGAAAGAAGTAAAACGCAAACTACGAAGATTAATACGCAAATTGCCAGAACTAACGCGGAACGGGCTAGTAATAGCACGGAAGTTGGTTCAAGTAGGTCGCAAAAAAGAAATAGAACGGAAATGTAGAGAAACAGTACGCAAAGTGGAAGAAGTAGAACGGAACTCTGTGGAAGTAATACAGAAAGCGAGAGAAGTATGCCGAAAACGCCTATAACCAAATACATAACTCTCACCAAATGAATAGCTGGGCAACGAACTTGCGCCCAGTGCTCTTTTCAAAAAAGAGGAAGGTTAAAACTTAAACCAACCGTTACGAAGGAACCCGGAGCGGCGATCGCGTACTACCAGTGGTAGCACTTTCGCGCAACGAAAATCCTTTCCGTCGGGCATTGGTTTGGCCGACGGAAATAGTTGAGTCAGCCACCACCGGTAGTTGCGATCGACGCGCAGGGGACCGAAGGTCCCGCCCTTGACCTTGAACTTAATATCTTGACCTTGAACTTAGCTTAAACCTCCACCCTTAATGGTTCTTATTGGGTGTTAATTTATTTACCCATAAACTCACCGATTCCCCTCCACATAAACAACCACTCCTCACTCATACCGCATAATTATTAGGGTGAATAAAAGAAATCACCTATTCAACCAATAAAATAACCGTTACAAATCTCTACATATCAACAATCCCTCTCTAAAGTCTATTTTGACTATTTTTTCTGACAACTCATAAATTTGGCATGAAACTTGCATATTAATAAGCTGAATAATTATTATGCTTACGAAAAGGGGAGAATGAGATGAAAATGAAACAGGTAGGCTTGTCAGTTGCAGTGTCGCTCGCGGTATTGCTCGCAGCGTGTTCGTCTAACGACGATGCAGGAACAACGGAAAACGACCCAGCAACAAACGAAGCGAACACAAGCAACGAGGTAGTGGACAACGAAGCCGAAGCAGCGAATGAGCCAAACGAGGAAGAAGACAACAACGAACCAGTGGCAGAAGAGCCATCCGAAGGCGGAGAAGTAGTGGTGGGTATTGAAGCAGAGCCAACGTCGATGGACCCTCACAATACGACAGACAGCGTATCAGCAACGGTCCAGAGTACGATGTACGAAGGACTACTGCGATTCGACGAGAGCATGGAGATCGTCAACGTCTTAGCAGAAGACTATGACTATAGTGATGATGCAACGGCCATTACCTTCTATTTACGTGAAGGCGTGGAATTTCATGATGGTACGCCATTTAATGCCGAAGCGGTAAAAACGAACTTTGACTATGTGCGCGATGAGGAAAATGGGTTAGCGCGAGCGTCATTCTTCTCCTTTATCGAGGATGTAACGGTGGACGACGAGTATACAGTAACGGTTACGGCAACGGAGCCGAACTCGGCGATGGCGGCATACATGGCGCACTCCTCGGCTGGGATGAAGTCAGTCGACGAGATTCAAAAGAAGATCGACGATCCAGATTACAATATCGACCGTGAAGGAGCCGTTGGGACAGGTCCATTCCAGTTTGTCGAGTGGCGCGATGGCGAGCATGTAGTGGTCGAAAAGTTTGATGGATACTGGAACGACGAGGAGCTAGCAAAAGTCGATCAGATCACATTCCGACCAGTTCAAGAAGCAGCTACTCGCGTGAATATGCTTCGTACGGGAGAAGTGGATATCGTTTTCCCAGTACCGACGCTTGATGCATCCGAGTTAGAGAATGACGAGGATATTGACCTTTACACAGGACCAACAACGGATACGTTCTATATCGGGATGAACTTCCAAGAGGACAAGTATCAAGATATCAATGTACGTCATGCAATGAACCATGCAGTTGATAAAGATGGACTGATTGCACAGGTGCTTGATGGATACGGCACAATCGTGGATTCGGCTATTGCTCCTAATATCTACGGGTACGCAAGTCAGCCTATTTACGAATACGATGTAGACCTTGCGCAGGAATTAATGGCAGACAGTGATCAGCCAGATGGGTTCTCTGCAACACTTTGGACGAGAAACAGCACGGAATTTATTTCTGTAGCGGAGTATGTAGCAATCCAACTAGCGGAGATTGGGATCGACATTGAAGTGCAGGCATTTGAGTCTGGGACACTCTTTGACATGTTAGATGCTGGTGAAGGAACGGATCTCTTTATCGGTAGATGGTCGCCAGGTACGGGGGAAGCGGACTACGGACTGCGTCCAAACTTTGCCTCTGACCGCGTACCGCCTAACTTTAATAACTCAGGATTCTATATTAACGAGGAGTTAGATGGCATGTTTGACGATGCGATCTCGACGCCGGATGAGGACGAAGCACTCGAAACATATGCGGACATTCAGGAGATCATCTATCAGGATGCTCCGTGGGTATTCCTCCACATTCCAGATGCGATTATTGCCAAGGATCGTGACCTAGTTGGTATTTATGTATTACCGACAGGCGCTGTTAACCTAAACCTGGCTGAATTTAACTAAGGAACGTTTGGGGCTTGGAGAGAGCGTCTATCAAAGTACGTAAGAAGCTGTGTTGCGAGTGAACGCCTCCGCTACTGAACGCTGCGCCGCTTTCCGCGGGAAGCGTTTGAGCCTCCTCGTGCTTCGCACTGTGGGGTCTCACCTGCGCTTTATCTCCCGCAGGAGTCGGCGCATCGTTCATTCGCTAGGTGCTTTACTCTATTCACATGTATTCGTCCAAGCCCCACCCGTTTTACCCAACACCTATACGCCCGGAGAGGAGAAACATACATGCTTCAATTTGTCATTCGGCGACTTCTCGGCATGATACCGATACTATTTATTATTACGATTATCTCGTTTTTATTTGTGCATTTAACACCAGGCGATCCAATCCGGATCATGTATGGTGCAGAAATTAGTCAGGATATGTACGAGCAAATGCGTGAGCGAGAGGGCTTTAACGATCCGCTATACGTACAGTACTTCTCCTATATGTCGGGACTATTCCAAGGTGACTTCGGTCAATCGTACCGTACGCGTGCAGATGTTGCGGACGAAGTGCTACGACGTTTTGGCTTTACCTTCATTCTGACGATGCTAAGTATGTTTTGGGCAATTGTTATCGGCGTAACCGTGGGGATTATCTCTGCAACAAAGCGTAACTCCTTAGTAGACCGTGCCGGTATGATCTCGACGATTACGGCGCTTAGTATTCCAGAATTTTGGTTTGGCTTAATGCTTATGCAACTCTTTGCCGTGCAACTTGGCTGGTTCCCAACGAGTGGAAGTGGCTCTGTGGCGCACATTATCCTCCCATCAATCACACTTGGATTTGGGGTGGCCGCAACGATCGTTCGTTTTACAAGATCGAGCGTGCTCGAAGTATTACGGGAAGACTACGTGCGCACAGCACGAGCTAAAGGACAGAAAGAATCCGTTGTCGTGTGGAGTCACGTGCTTCGTAATGCGCTTATTCCTGTTGTAACGATGGCGGGACTTCAGTTTGGCTTCCTCATTGGAGGAGCGGTTGTTGTAGAACAGGTCTTTGCGTGGCCGGGACTTGGCTCGTATTTAATCGATAGTATTTTGACGCGTGATTACCCGGTTATTCAGGCGCTGATACTCTTATTTTCTGTCCAATTTTTAGTGATAAATTTACTCGTCGATATCAGCTATGGATTCTTGAATCCGCAGATACGATATGAATAGGAGGGGAAGACATGGCGTATAAACAAAACTCCCCCTTTAAGATGTTTGTCCGGAAATTTTTAAAGCAGCGCTTAGCGGTGTTTGCGCTAGCTGTCGTTGTTGCTATCATGCTTGTTGGGGTAATCGGGCCATTCTTTGCGCCGTACGATCCGCATCGACCAGTGACCGCGCAGTATGCAGATAAGGGCATTGATATCGATCAGCTCACGAATAGCGAGCTTGTGCTTGAAGGTGTGTTTAGTAATGGGGAGACACAGCCTGTAAGGGAGCTTGGTCGACTGGAGGTTGAGACAGATAATCGTCGGATTGCCCAGATTCGTCAAACGCAGTCTGGTATTACGATCGTTGCTAACACGTCTGGCTATACGTTTGCGACAGTGACGGCAGACGATGTCAGCATTTCTACCGAGGTGCTCGTCGAAGGGGAAGCGGACCTCGATGACCGTCCACCGATTCTCTCGCAGATTCGCTTGAATCAACCGGAGGAAGCGGTGTCCGTCGGTGATTCGTATCAGCTTGATGCTGTGGGGATCTTTACCGATGACTCCGAGCTTAGCTCAATCGACGAGCTTCGATCGTACGCGGAGCAAACATTTGAGATGGAGGAAGAGGAGTCTAGCAGTGGCTTCAACACGGGCGCAAGCTCGTCGTCTGACTCCCTGCCGTTTGTGATCGAGGCCGTGACAGAGGATACGATCTCTGTGGCGGAAAATGGAGAGATTACCTTTGAAGAAGATGGCGAAGGTGTAGTCATGGTGCGAGCAGGCACGGTGTCATCGCTCATCCAATTTCAAATAGGAGCTGACCCAGTTGAACCAATCCTCACGCATTTTGCAGTAGAAGACACAACTACGGTATTAAGTGACGCGTATAAGCACCAGCAACCGTCATCGATTCATTGGTTTGGTACAGACCACCAAAACCGAGACATTTTAAGTCGTATTATTCACGGTACGTCGGATACACTCTTAATCGGGTTTGTATCGGTTGCAATCGGGACGATGATTGGTACGGTAATCGGCCTGTTAGCTGGCTATTACGGAGGCTGGATTGATAGTCTTGCGACACGAATGACGGATATTTTACTCGCGTTCCCAGGGATTTTATTAGCGATTGCTGTTATTGCCTTTTTAGGTCCAGGCTTAACGAATATTATCTTTGCGGTTGCCGTGTTTACGATACCAGTCTTTATCCGAATTGTGCGGGCGTCTACGCTTTCCCTGAAGGAAATGACGTATGTCGAAGCGGCGAAATCAATTGGAGTTCGTGACTCCGTCATTATTATGCGACACATTTTCCCTGGTACACTCTCCGTTGTACTTGTGTATTTAACGATGCGAATTGGAGTTGCCATTTTGATCGGAGCTGCTCTTAGTTTCCTCGGCTTAGGGGGAGATATTACGGCGCCGGAGTGGGGATCGATGTTAAGCGCTGCAAAGGATAATAGTGGGACGATCTTCCACGCCACGTTCTTCCCGGGACTTGCGATCGTAATCACGGTACTTAGCTTTAACATATTCGGAGATGG
This window contains:
- a CDS encoding glutathione ABC transporter substrate-binding protein, giving the protein MKMKQVGLSVAVSLAVLLAACSSNDDAGTTENDPATNEANTSNEVVDNEAEAANEPNEEEDNNEPVAEEPSEGGEVVVGIEAEPTSMDPHNTTDSVSATVQSTMYEGLLRFDESMEIVNVLAEDYDYSDDATAITFYLREGVEFHDGTPFNAEAVKTNFDYVRDEENGLARASFFSFIEDVTVDDEYTVTVTATEPNSAMAAYMAHSSAGMKSVDEIQKKIDDPDYNIDREGAVGTGPFQFVEWRDGEHVVVEKFDGYWNDEELAKVDQITFRPVQEAATRVNMLRTGEVDIVFPVPTLDASELENDEDIDLYTGPTTDTFYIGMNFQEDKYQDINVRHAMNHAVDKDGLIAQVLDGYGTIVDSAIAPNIYGYASQPIYEYDVDLAQELMADSDQPDGFSATLWTRNSTEFISVAEYVAIQLAEIGIDIEVQAFESGTLFDMLDAGEGTDLFIGRWSPGTGEADYGLRPNFASDRVPPNFNNSGFYINEELDGMFDDAISTPDEDEALETYADIQEIIYQDAPWVFLHIPDAIIAKDRDLVGIYVLPTGAVNLNLAEFN
- the nikB gene encoding nickel ABC transporter permease, with the translated sequence MLQFVIRRLLGMIPILFIITIISFLFVHLTPGDPIRIMYGAEISQDMYEQMREREGFNDPLYVQYFSYMSGLFQGDFGQSYRTRADVADEVLRRFGFTFILTMLSMFWAIVIGVTVGIISATKRNSLVDRAGMISTITALSIPEFWFGLMLMQLFAVQLGWFPTSGSGSVAHIILPSITLGFGVAATIVRFTRSSVLEVLREDYVRTARAKGQKESVVVWSHVLRNALIPVVTMAGLQFGFLIGGAVVVEQVFAWPGLGSYLIDSILTRDYPVIQALILLFSVQFLVINLLVDISYGFLNPQIRYE
- a CDS encoding ABC transporter permease, producing MAYKQNSPFKMFVRKFLKQRLAVFALAVVVAIMLVGVIGPFFAPYDPHRPVTAQYADKGIDIDQLTNSELVLEGVFSNGETQPVRELGRLEVETDNRRIAQIRQTQSGITIVANTSGYTFATVTADDVSISTEVLVEGEADLDDRPPILSQIRLNQPEEAVSVGDSYQLDAVGIFTDDSELSSIDELRSYAEQTFEMEEEESSSGFNTGASSSSDSLPFVIEAVTEDTISVAENGEITFEEDGEGVVMVRAGTVSSLIQFQIGADPVEPILTHFAVEDTTTVLSDAYKHQQPSSIHWFGTDHQNRDILSRIIHGTSDTLLIGFVSVAIGTMIGTVIGLLAGYYGGWIDSLATRMTDILLAFPGILLAIAVIAFLGPGLTNIIFAVAVFTIPVFIRIVRASTLSLKEMTYVEAAKSIGVRDSVIIMRHIFPGTLSVVLVYLTMRIGVAILIGAALSFLGLGGDITAPEWGSMLSAAKDNSGTIFHATFFPGLAIVITVLSFNIFGDGLRDALDPKLKE